The DNA window TATTTCtgcaattaattttcatttcACACACTATCAAATCATTCATTAACACATCAAAGTTTTTCAagtttgtacaaaaaaaaaaagataaggaCTTTTACTTGTAAATGACTCTTGACTTCATCATTGGTTAAACCATCAACTTTCATGATATCTCTAATTTGCTTTGGTGTTGCCACTGGTTTCACCAACAACAAACAGAAACAACATTAATCTCAGTATAACCAATCAATGGAGAATTGAGAAATAAAGTTGGTTCGTTGTTTGAGTAAGGACTAACCTTGTGACCCTCCAATCTTCTGAAGAGCATCAACGATCCTCCGGTGAAGATTCTCAGACCATTTCCTTCTCAGCTCTTTCTTCTGAATTGGATGACTCTGCTCAATTCTGCTGCTATAGTCAGTCAATATTTCTGACTTTTGAAGAGACAGAGGAGC is part of the Brassica oleracea var. oleracea cultivar TO1000 unplaced genomic scaffold, BOL UnpScaffold09513, whole genome shotgun sequence genome and encodes:
- the LOC106322195 gene encoding protein PHR1-LIKE 1-like; translated protein: THEEENMCVTQTCNNNNANQREAIMSFNRPPPPPLSAPLSLQKSEILTDYSSRIEQSHPIQKKELRRKWSENLHRRIVDALQKIGGSQVATPKQIRDIMKVDGLTNDEVKSHLQVKVLIFFFLYKLEKL